The following is a genomic window from bacterium.
TCTCTGCAGACTCCGTTTTCTTGCTTGTCACGACTACAACGGGAAACTTGAGGGACGTGCACGCGTCAAGAAACTCTTGAACTCCATCAAAGAGAACCGAATGTAACATCGAATTGTATACATATTGTTTTCGAAAATAGGCAAGAACGTCCGGAAGATCCTCTTTATGTAGTGCGCCGCAAGCAAACTCGGGAAAAGTTTTTTCTATGGGAATGCCCATCTTGTCAACGATTTGCTCTCTAGTTGGTATCGGAAAATCAAAGTGCTTAAACGTATCTTGGGTGGTAAGCACAGCACTTTCCCGTGAATTTAAGAGGGTGCCATCAAGATCGGAGAAAATAACTTTCATTTTTTATAACCGTGGAATTATGCCAAGCCGGAATTTAGTAGTAGTCGGATATTTTATGAGTGCCTCATCAACTCTTCGAATTGGCATTGGAGGCATCTCCCATGGCCGCTGCTTTGAGACATGGGCCTGGTCTTGACTCCGTATAAATGACTCCATTTGCATAATCTTGCCTTCTCCATCGGGAGTCAGGTCGTAGGCTCGAGTTACTTTCCAGAACAATCCTGTTCGAGCATAGGTAATCGGTTGAGCATAAAAATGTACCACATATCATCAAGATTAAAAAAGATGGTGGTACCTGATTACTGGTACCTGATTACTGAGGCGCACGAATATCTTGAAGTATTTTGAATGTAGAGTGCCTTGTAACGTGCACCCCACATTCATCCATACCCAGCTCGCAAACATCTGTTCGGAGCTGTTCGAATCGTCACAACTTACTTCAAAATGAAATACGCAAAATTGATTTAGCTCCCTCTCTCGTTCAGCGTGGAAGGCTAAACAATTGAGTGACTCCATGCAGCAAGAAGCTTTTGAACAAAACTCTCCAAACCATGGAGGGTCTCGGCAAGAACCGAATAACTCAGAGAGCATCAAGCTCTCCGAGCAACACATAAACCGACCGAAGCTCTCGCCTGCTCGGGCGCACTACATCGAAAGACAAACGGCTCTGATCGACCTTGTTCAGAGCATCGTTCAAGATCCCAGCCAGAGCGAGGCGCTCGAGAAGATCGTAAACCAGAGACAGCAAGAAGGGCTGCTGCTTACTGATCTTGAAGTAAATACGACTTCAACTATAGATATATCCCTGGTCCCCATATATGTGTCACAAGAGAAAGAAGATCAATTACGCCAAACTATTTCAGACCTAACCCATGTAAAAGGCGCTGTAGTTGAAGCCGCCCGTTCCAACCAAGATTTGCAAGAGTATCTGCTCGAGGGGCTCGCAGACATTTCTAAGGAAATACACAGAGCAAATCTGTCGCGACTACCTCAGCATTTGCGCCTTCGCTATGATACCTTTACGGATCTAGGAGGAGATTATGTGCGACAAATCGAACTGAATGGCGGTGAGCCACAGGGCGATGTCATTATGACTAAGGTGGTGGAAGTTGCTCGCGATATCTGTGAGCTCTACTTTAAGAACCGTGGTATCTCGGACAAGCGTATTCAGCAGTGCTTTGAGAGTTTAGAAACTCCCGTGAACCAGTGTGCCAAAGTTGCCCACGCCGCTTACCGTCACTTCAGAAAAAACTGCCCTCGCCTTCCCGAAGCTGGTAACTGTGGGGTATTTGCTTTCAGAGATCCTATCACTCGCGCTCCGCTCAGTTCACTCTCAAATGCTGAAGCGAATCAATCTGAGCAATACTATGCCAGATCTGATCGCTTCTCCCGTAGTCTCGCTTTCGATCCTTTCGATATCATTGACTTTGAAGAACATACAGATAACTTCGGCAAGTCTTTTGTTGTTCCCATAGTCGAATCCGGCACAGGTAACGAGCGCACCTCTATTCACTTCATCCGAAGACTGCACGGCGAACCCATGGAAAACACTGAAGTCTGGCAAACGCTTAAAGAGAAAAGACCAGAGATATATTACAAGTTTATCGGAAAAGAGCATGAAGTTCACAATCCACGGGGGCTGACTGTACCATCAGAACTCTTTATGAATCCCCTAAACAGCTTGATGACCGATAAGAAACTTGACGCCATTCTCACTGACGAACGCTTAATCGAACGATTCGGAATATGCGGAGCACTAAAGGAAAGCCTGCTGCAAAATCAGGTAGCAAGTAGCAAGCGCGAAGCATACAGCCTAGCCAAAGAGAAACTTACCCGTGTCCAGCAAGTGGTATCAAGGACTCGAGCCCTGCGCGGGTTCGATGCTGGCCTATTTGAATCAGATAATAATCGTCAGGGCACACTGAGCGATGATGAAGTGAGCGAGATAGTCGCAAACAGAGCAAAGTATGTTGTCAAACTTGGAACTCTCACCGGACACTCTGGCACAGGAGTATTTGTAGGCTCTCATCTTGATGTCAGTGAAGTGCCTATTGAAGCTCTCTCAGATGTCTCAGAAAACGAAGAGAATCGAATTCTGGGAATCGCTCTGGCAGCAAAACCAGAAATAGCCGATAGGCTTGAGAGCCACTATAAGCAAAAACAGACTCTTAAGAGTGCTGCGGCGTACCAACAAGCAATAAAGGGCCTGCAGGAAACGCTGCAAGAGTTAAACATGAGAGAGGCAGATGTTGCACTACAGGATATCTACTGGAAGGGTCTAATTCAATATGCACTCTCCAGTGAGCAAGCGATAATTCAGGAGCGAGCGGATTCTCAGAAAGGACCGGTCATTGTAGCTTCAACAAATGGAGGTAACGGCCTGCAGGTGTCGAAGGTGAAGGAGTACAACCTTGACCTGAATCCTCAAGCATTTTTTGATGAAATGAGTTACATTGTCATTCGCGCCAGTTCACTTGCAAAAGCAAATATCACTGGTGGCTATGGTTGCTTGGTACCCTGTTTCCCTGCAGAAGTGGCTGATAAAGTTTATGAACTTTATAATGAACTCCAGACTATCAACTAATAATGAGTAAGAAATATTGAAAGCTATGTCGCTCACAATTCAAGCTCTCACAGAGCAACTTATATCTATTCCCAGTGTTTCCTCTGACTTTCAACAGTGCAAAAAAGCAATTGATTTTGTCGAGAAATTGTTCGATGACACGAGTTACACAATTCAAAGATTTGAGCAGAATGAGGTGTACTCTCTGATAATATCTCGGAAGCAAGAGCTCGATTTTGACCTGCTCTTCTTCGGACATCTCGATGTCGTGCCCGGTAAAGATGAACTCTTTCAGCCAAAGGTAAAAGAGAATTGGATATACGGCCGCGGCGCCGCAGACATGAAGGGCGCATGTGCTGCCATGATCCGACT
Proteins encoded in this region:
- a CDS encoding HAD family hydrolase, producing the protein MKVIFSDLDGTLLNSRESAVLTTQDTFKHFDFPIPTREQIVDKMGIPIEKTFPEFACGALHKEDLPDVLAYFRKQYVYNSMLHSVLFDGVQEFLDACTSLKFPVVVVTSKKTESAERDLARLGILDSIFHVIGSDKVSNYKPEPDSIYRGREALKEYTIDAEVMIGDAEVDILMGKAAGIKTCAVTWGSHSEERLMSIAPDFLARKVDDLLLMLENL